A single Rhopalosiphum padi isolate XX-2018 chromosome 4, ASM2088224v1, whole genome shotgun sequence DNA region contains:
- the LOC132929669 gene encoding serine/threonine-protein kinase PAK mbt: MFSKKKKKPQISSPTNFEHRVHTGFDKREGKFIGLPLQWASIVGNNQILKSTNRPLPLVDPSEITPTEILDLKTIVRGENNPKINNNPVNIRNNEPAGLPKTSNVARSNSLRSSSPPRIRRQHPNVPPPLPENEVLVMNQSLVPQHLPQYPTPNNTQTKLDYSNKFIKPGGSEWSPQETPVSRINQNNTPTGQTIIPDQGGSHSYHSMQNGNIPPIFSNGTAVDSPSGSQTSQANTPVPPNRTQPVINNAQIVSTNKGMAQNLTRNQDQNQNIKPTTNGISTASTMSIPSIATKQHHEQQRITHEQFRAALQLVVSPGDPRENLDSFKKIGEGSTGTVCIATDRMTGRKVAVKKMDLRKQQRRELLFNEVVIMRDYHHANIVDMYDSFLVGDELWVVMEYLEGGALTDMVTHTRMDEEQIATVCKQCLKALAYLHSQGVIHRDIKSDSILLTTDGRVKISDFGFCAQVSQELPKRKSLVGTPYWMSPEVISRLPYGPEVDIWSLGIMVIEMVDGEPPFFNEPPLQAMRRIRDMPPPKLKNSNKISPRLQGFLERLLVRDPAQRATAAELLQHPFLRLAGPPSLLVPLIRGSRHSNC; encoded by the exons aTGTTctcaaagaaaaagaaaaaacctcAAATATCTTCACCAACAAATTTTGAACACAGAGTGCATACTGGCTTCGATAAACGTGAAGGTAAATTTATAGGTTTGCCTTTACAATGGGCAAGCATTGTTGGTAACAATCAAATACTTAAGAGTACCAATAGACCATTACCTCTTGTGGATCCATCAGAAATCACTCCTAcagaaatattagatttaaaa actaTTGTGCGTGGAGAAAATAAtccaaaaatcaataataacccCGTTAACATTCGAAACAATGAACCAGCTGGACTACCAAAAACATCTAATGTTGCACGTTCAAACTCATTACGTTCCTCAAGTCCACCACGTATTCGGAGGCAACATCCAAATGTACCACCTCCGTTGCCAGAAAATGAAGTGTTAGTAATGAACCAGAGTTTAGTACCACAACATTTACCACAATATCCAACACCTAACAATACTCAAACAAAACTTGATTACAGCAATAAATTT ATAAAACCAGGAGGTTCAGAATGGTCCCCTCAAGAAACACCGGTATCACGAATAAATCAGAACAATACTCCTACAGGTCAAACAATTATACCAGATCAAGGTGGATCTCATTCATATCATTCCATGCAAAATGGAAATATCCCACCAATATTTTCTAATGGCACAGCAGTTGACTCGCCATCTGGAAGTCAAACATCACAAGCCAATACTCCCGTGCCACCAAATCGTACCCAACCAGTTATTAACAATGCCCAGATTGTTAGTACAAACAAG gGCATGGCTCAAAATCTTACTCGAAATCAAGATCAGAACCAAAATATTAAACCAACCACAAATGGTATATCGACAGCTAGTACAATGTCAATTCCTAGTATAGCTACAAAACAACACCATGAACAACAACGCATTACACATGaacaa tTCAGGGCTGCTCTTCAACTGGTCGTTAGTCCTGGAGATCCTCGTGAAAATTTGGatagtttcaaaaaaattggTGAAGGGTCAACGGGTACTGTTTGTATAGCTACGGATCGAATGACTGGTCGTAAAGTGGctgtaaaaaaaatggatttgaGAAAACAACAACGTAGAGAACTATTGTTCAATGAAGTTGTCATAATGCGTGATTATCATCATGCAAATATTGTTGATATGTATGACAGTTTTTTGGTTGGTGATGAATTATGGGTTGTCATGGAATATTTAGAGGGTGGAGCACTTACTGACATGGTTACACATACTAGAATGGACGAAGAACAGATTGCTACTGTTTGCAAGCAGTGTTTGAAAGCATTGGCATATCTGCATTCTCAGGGAGTAATACATAGAGATATAAAAAGTGATTCCATACTTTTGACTACTGATGGaaga gtgaaaatttCTGATTTTGGTTTTTGTGCTCAAGTATCTCAAGAATTGCCTAAGAGAAAATCATTAGTTGGAACACCTTATTGGATGTCTCCTGAAGTGATATCACGTTTACCATATGGGCCAGAAGTTGATATATGGtcattag gtatTATGGTTATTGAAATGGTTGATGGTGAACCGCCTTTCTTTAATGAGCCACCTCTTCAAGCTATGAGAAGAATACGTGATATGCCTCcaccaaaacttaaaaattccaataaa ATATCACCCAGACTACAAGGCTTCTTAGAAAGGTTATTAGTCAGAGATCCAGCGCAAAGAGCAACTGCAGCTGAACTTCTACAACATCCATTCTTAAGATTAGCTGGTCCTCCTTCGTTGCTAGTGCCATTAATACGAGGATCCAGACATAGCAATTGTTAA
- the LOC132929733 gene encoding eukaryotic initiation factor 4A-like, with translation MESNLDTNETRNGSDTNVYPGPSNIYIDAGEINKSVRKEVVDNFDEMNLKKELLRGIYAYGFEKPSSAIQQRAILPCINGHNVIIQAQSGTGKTATFSISILQQIDTRLNECQALILAPTRELAQQIQQVVIALGHFMKADCHACIGGTNVRDDMRKLDTGPHVVVGTLGRVYDMIARKSLRTQFIKIFVLDEADEMFSQGFKDQIKEVFKFLEGDIQVIMLFATMPLDVLDISTHFMCNPVYIFVQKLTLEDSKQFYINVTKEEWKFDTFCALFDTLSITQAVIFCNTRRKVEWLTENMRLKTFTVSAMHGEMDQRRRDLSMRQFRSGSSRLLITTGLLARSIDVQQVSLVINYDLPSNRENYIHRIGRLGRFGHKGVVINFIIEDHKRAMKDIESFYNTHVLEMPQNVADLL, from the exons atggaGTCAAATCTTGACACTAATGAGACGAGAAATGGAAGTGACACCAATGTCTACCCAGGACCATccaatatatacatagatgccggtgaaattaataaatctgtCAGGAAAGAAGTGGTGGACAACTTCGATGAgatgaatttaaaaaaggaATTGTTGCGTGGTATCTATGCATATGGTTTTGAAAAGCCATCATCAGCTATCCAACAACGTGCTATTTTGCCATGCATCAATGGACATAATGTCATTATTCAGGCCCAATCCGGTACTGGCAAAACCGCTACTTTTTCAATTTCTATTCTCCAACAAATTGATACAAGATTGAATGAGTGCCAGGCACTCATTTTGGCACCAACACGTGAATTGGCTCAACAGATTCAACAA gtGGTTATTGCTTTGGGTCACTTTATGAAAGCAGATTGTCATGCTTGCATTGGCGGTACAAACGTTCGTGATGACATGCGTAAGCTGGATACTGGACCCCATGTAGTAGTTGGAACTCTTGGCCGTGTTTATGACATGATTGCTAGAAAATCACTACGAACTCAATTTATCAAGATATTTGTATTGGATGAAGCTGATGAAATGTTTTCTCAAGGTTTCAAAGATCAAATTAAAGAGGTGTTCAAGTTCCTCGAAGGAGATATTCAGGTCATTATGTTATTTGCTACAATGCCCCTGGATGTTCTGGATATAAGCACTCACTTCATGTGTAATccagtatacatttttgttcagAAACTGACATTGgaag attctaAACAGTTTTACATCAATGTTACCAAAGAAGAATGGAAGTTTGACACTTTTTGTGCTTTGTTCGACACTCTTAGTATCACCCAAGCTGTGATCTTCTGTAACACACGTCGTAAGGTAGAGTGGTTGACTGAAAATATgcgtttaaaaacatttactgTATCAGCTATGCATGGAGAAATGGACCAACGTCGACGTGATTTAAGTATGCGTCAATTCCGTTCTGGCTCTAGTCGTCTTCTTATCACCACTGGTTTGTTGGCTCGAAGCATTGATGTACAACAAGTATCTCTAGTTATCAACTATGATTTGCCATCCAATCGCGAAAACTATATTCACAGGATTGGACGTTTGGGCCGTTTTGGTCATAAAGGAGtcgtcattaattttataattgaagaCCACAAACGAGCTATGAAGGATATTGAATCATTTTACAACACTCACGTGCTCGAGATGCCACAGAATGTGGCCGATCTGCTGTAG